Within the Oncorhynchus clarkii lewisi isolate Uvic-CL-2024 chromosome 2, UVic_Ocla_1.0, whole genome shotgun sequence genome, the region CAATAATTAGTTACAATAGATCAATTTATACTAACAGACGCAAAGCGACTTAATTAAATATAGATAGGTTACCCAAGGAAATGCATCCGTCTGTGTCTCCCCACACAATTATGTTTATTACATATCAACAGTAAATCAAATACAGGGAAAGAATTACCCAAATAATTTCCCATTACTGCATAGCTGTTATTTATTCTGTGCCACTTTCTGGATGTCTGGAAAATGTATGATGTAAAAATgatcatacattttcatattttatCATATTTAAGTTTCTGGTTGAAATAAGAAGCACACATTTCAGATGGTAGCCCATGCACATTTAATAGTTCACCTGGAACATAGCATGCTAATTATTTATACCTGTCAATACATGTACATTGAAATAGACaagtgtttattttatttgtgaGCAAATTGACATCAAACTCAGAGGTATGACAATAGTTTTGGTATGAAAGGCATGAAGTAACAAATACTTTGAAAAgtaagacaacatcacaacagtgTTAAAAACAGACATTATGTATTACTGGAGAAGGCATTTTACTTTCAAGACAAAAAATGCAAAGTTTTGTTTTCAAGATACAGGACAGCAGCTCAAATGTGTGTCCCGTGTCATACTAATGAGCAGGGACTCCTACTGCTCAGCAATCTGATGAGCAATATTCATGTGGACTTCTAACAATGTTCTGTAAGTTCAAGCTAGTTCAGTCATATGTTGTTGATCCAAGAGCTGGGATCTTGTGTGTATGTACTATACCTCTTCTCCTCTTACTGGTGGAAGTGAGAATATGCCTTTCGTTCCACTGTCTGATGCCCTTTCCCCGAAGGCCCATGTTTTCTCCCTGTTGTGAATGTGCCTTCCTAGTGAGTCTATTTGAAGCACTTGCAGCAGGGATTGCATGTAGGCCTACAATTTTTCCTCAATGTGACTTGTTTGAAGCCTAGTTAATGCACTTGTGATAAAGCATTTTCATTTGGACACTTGTATAGTCTCTCACAACTGTGTGTGAAAACTCATAAGCATCTTCAGACGAGCCAGATCACAATTCTCTCCAGTGTAAACAAACTGTTGAAATGTTGTTGTGCATGCTGAATTCTGATATTTTGTGCATTCTCATTATGCCTTGCCAAATTTCCACTGTGCAAAGGCTTTGCCACAGTCACGAAAGAGATGTATTTCTCTCCTGTTTGGATTCTCAAGTTGGGTAGGGGTCAGTGCTGAGATATTTCTCACAAACACAGCAATTAGCCTATATGATTTATTTCCTGTGTGTCTTCATGTGCATTTTAAGATTTCCATTCAGAGCAAATCCTTTGCCACAATAATCACAACAATATGATTTCTTCCCTGTATGAATCCTCCTGTGCGCTCTCAGATTAGCACTATTGCTGAAACATTTGCTACAATCATGGCAGCTGTGcgatttctcccctgtgtgaattcTCATGTGTCCTGTATAATTTGGTGCTGAATATAATCTGGTGCTGAAACTTTTGCCACAAACAGAACAGAAATATGGCTTCTCCCCAGTATGTCTCCTCCTGTGCAAAACCAGATGTCCACTTTGAGTGAATCCTTGGCCACATTCCTGGCAGCAATATGGTTTCTCGAATGTGTGAGTCCTTTTGTGTCCGATCAAATTGGCGGCATCACTGAAACACCTGCCACAATCATTGCAGcgaaatggtttctctcctgtgtgaacccTCCTGTGCTTTTTCAGCCTAAACTTCGTGGTGAACATTTTACCACAAACATGACAAAACTCAGGCTCAGCTATGACGTGAGTTTGGAGGTGATCTTTCATACTCTCTTTAGAATCTAGGTGCTTTCCACACACACCACATAGatgttctttatcctctatatgTGCATGACTTCGCACATGATTAAAAAAGGGACGCTTGTACCGAAAAGACCTCCCACAAACCTTACAAGAACATGGAGTACATTTCATGCCATTTGCACTGCTATACACTCTCAACATCTGTATTTCAGACATTTTTACAGAATgctagtgctagctagctaacaatcagTGACAACGCTCTTCGTTGACAACAACTCCGTTCATCAATGGTAGATATTTATCTGCTGTGCCAAAAGCCTGCGTAGTGGTGTGCACCACGGTTTAACGCATTGTGCAATGTCGCTACATACAGGAGTGGAGTGGACGCCCTGGCTAGTCTGGCTACTCTTCTTCTACGGATTAACCCAATGTAAACATCTAGGgtacagaaagtgaatagcttaatcaattCATAGTGACATAATTAGATTATTTCCCAAGCAGTCTCCTAGTCTATAGGTTTTATCTGAGCCTCAATGTCAAAGAAACTAAACAATGATATCGCACGTGCATCGTAGTCATGTCTTTCTAGGGTATTTTACAGCTCGTTTCTAGCGTCACTTTAAATAATCGGATctgttttattttcttcaaaatctTAAACTAACAATGGGTAGGCCTGCACTTTTTGGCATTTTCTTTAATAAAAGGTACATTGTAAAACTTTTCCCTGTAAATTTACAGCATTATACTGGCACCACAGCGGCCAGTTTAATACTGTAATTTTGCTTAAAAGCAGTGGTGCTGTAATATAGTTTACAGTATGATTTTCCTTAATACAGCATCCTTGCTGTACATTTACAGCAAGTTTCCTACAACAATCAGTCTTCCAGATAGATGATACAGACACAGGAACCTTAGTATAAAACTATTTAGTAATAAAATGCAACTGCAGACAGAGATTCACACACAGAATACCTCAGTAGTCTATAGTAAAGATCTGTGTGGCGAAACATGAGACAACACTCTTTATACTTAGTTGGTGTGAACAACCTACCGTCAATCATACCTTAACATTGTTGCATTTGATTAGATACAAAGTATCTAAGATGAGAAAAACATGTCTAGACTGTGGTTTCTCACTCTACTATCTCAGCCTTGAGGCTGTGTGACTATCAGCAGGTGCAGGCAGTTCTCAGCCTGGGAACTAAAGCAGTACTTTTCTATCATTGTACATTGCAAGCATACAAAGGTtaccacatatatacagtaatcaTGGCATTGGCTTTTattgctttcatcacattcccagtgggtcagaagtttacatacactcaattagtatttggtagcattgcctataaattgtttaacttgggtcaaacgttttgggtagccttccacaagctt harbors:
- the LOC139377243 gene encoding zinc finger protein OZF-like; the protein is MSEIQMLRVYSSANGMKCTPCSCKVCGRSFRYKRPFFNHVRSHAHIEDKEHLCGVCGKHLDSKESMKDHLQTHVIAEPEFCHVCGKMFTTKFRLKKHRRVHTGEKPFRCNDCGRCFSDAANLIGHKRTHTFEKPYCCQECGQGFTQSGHLVLHRRRHTGEKPYFCSVCGKSFSTRLYSAPNYTGHMRIHTGEKSHSCHDCSKCFSNSANLRAHRRIHTGKKSYCCDYCGKGFALNGNLKMHMKTHRK